From Chryseobacterium sp. IHB B 17019, one genomic window encodes:
- a CDS encoding LptE family protein, which translates to MNFKIKNNKINRPKFAWLLLLCLGVLNSCYSFTGSSLTDEKTVQINEFPNNAALVNPTLSQQFSTDIQNRFLQRTTLKGTKENPDILIEGEITDYSITPTTISSTTVPTNAGGTIQESQNKLTITVKVHYENKLHPDFSFDRTYSDEAVFNSNLSQSEIETSQVKIATDRIINKIFNDIVANW; encoded by the coding sequence ATGAATTTTAAAATTAAAAATAACAAAATCAATCGGCCAAAATTTGCCTGGCTTTTACTTCTTTGCTTGGGAGTTCTCAACTCTTGCTACAGTTTTACCGGATCATCCCTTACGGATGAAAAAACAGTGCAGATCAACGAATTTCCAAATAATGCAGCGTTGGTGAATCCTACTTTGTCACAGCAGTTTTCTACCGATATTCAAAATCGTTTTCTACAAAGAACAACTTTAAAAGGGACAAAAGAAAACCCGGATATCCTCATTGAAGGAGAAATCACGGATTATTCCATCACACCAACAACAATCAGCTCTACAACAGTTCCCACAAATGCCGGTGGAACTATTCAGGAGTCTCAAAACAAACTGACCATCACGGTGAAAGTACATTATGAAAATAAGCTTCATCCGGATTTCAGTTTTGACAGGACATATTCCGATGAGGCCGTTTTTAATAGTAATTTGTCACAGTCTGAGATCGAAACATCTCAGGTGAAAATTGCGACGGACAGAATTATTAATAAAATATTTAACGATATTGTAGCGAATTGGTAA
- a CDS encoding DUF4126 domain-containing protein has translation MLDNVPYLPYVLSAFIGIGLAAATGFRVFLPMFAVSLASYLHWIPMNEQFEWLAGLPTLITTGIATIVEILAYYIPFIDHLLDTVSVPMATAAGSVLFASQFADLGTFPQWALALIAGGGTAATISSGFAGIRAASTATTGGLGNSVVGTTETAGAGIMSVLAMAAPVIAGICAIALVILVIIVGRKAWRKLRNKDVIDHT, from the coding sequence ATGTTAGACAATGTTCCCTATCTACCTTATGTACTGAGTGCATTTATTGGCATCGGTCTGGCTGCCGCAACGGGCTTTAGGGTTTTCCTGCCGATGTTTGCCGTAAGTTTAGCCTCGTACCTTCATTGGATCCCGATGAATGAGCAGTTTGAATGGCTTGCAGGGCTCCCTACACTCATCACTACCGGAATTGCCACTATCGTGGAAATTTTGGCGTATTACATCCCTTTTATCGACCATTTACTGGATACAGTTTCTGTTCCGATGGCTACGGCTGCGGGATCAGTATTATTTGCGAGTCAGTTTGCGGATCTGGGAACATTTCCACAGTGGGCATTGGCCTTAATTGCGGGCGGCGGAACAGCAGCAACGATAAGTTCGGGATTTGCGGGTATTCGGGCGGCATCTACGGCTACGACCGGCGGGCTGGGAAATTCTGTAGTTGGAACTACGGAAACAGCCGGGGCAGGAATTATGTCTGTCCTAGCAATGGCAGCCCCCGTTATTGCAGGGATTTGTGCGATTGCTTTGGTAATATTAGTTATAATCGTTGGACGAAAAGCCTGGCGAAAATTGAGGAATAAAGATGTCATTGATCATACATAA
- the rnpA gene encoding ribonuclease P protein component, which yields MTDFKYPRAEKLKKNIEITLLFEKGKWKTNGNLRIIVLKNKPTVPVESTKFAVSVSKKYFKKAVHRNRIKRLLRECYRLNKEVFKEAFGDKTMAMLFWVSPEMPEKFQDVEAQFIKLCEAQKKL from the coding sequence ATGACAGATTTCAAATATCCCAGAGCCGAAAAACTCAAAAAAAACATCGAGATTACTTTACTTTTTGAAAAAGGTAAATGGAAAACGAATGGGAATTTGAGAATTATTGTCCTTAAAAACAAGCCTACAGTTCCGGTTGAAAGCACCAAGTTTGCGGTTTCAGTTTCTAAAAAATATTTCAAAAAAGCGGTTCACAGAAATCGTATAAAAAGGCTTTTGCGGGAATGTTACCGTTTAAATAAAGAGGTATTTAAAGAAGCTTTTGGCGACAAAACGATGGCGATGCTTTTTTGGGTTTCTCCGGAAATGCCGGAAAAATTTCAGGATGTGGAAGCGCAGTTTATTAAGCTTTGTGAAGCTCAGAAGAAATTATAA
- a CDS encoding tRNA threonylcarbamoyladenosine dehydratase codes for MDKYWLERTELLIKEEGLEKLNKAAVLVVGLGGVGSFAAEFLARAGVGNMTIVDGDTVDITNINRQLPALHSTIGQHKVDLVGDRLLDINPKLNLIKINEFLNPERMDQILDQGKFDYILDCIDSVTPKLKLLISARRRKIKIVSSMGAGGKIDPSKVMVRDISKTHNCYLAKQVRKRLKKEKINKGIRCVFSNELQNEESLKMTDGTNYKRSFYGTISYIPAIFGLYAAAEVINHLVKKK; via the coding sequence ATGGATAAGTACTGGTTGGAAAGAACGGAGCTTCTCATCAAGGAAGAAGGGTTGGAAAAGCTGAATAAAGCAGCTGTTCTGGTGGTAGGTTTGGGTGGAGTCGGTTCGTTTGCCGCCGAATTTCTGGCAAGAGCCGGGGTCGGGAATATGACAATCGTAGATGGTGACACTGTTGATATCACAAACATTAACAGGCAGTTACCGGCTTTACATTCAACAATAGGCCAGCATAAAGTGGACCTTGTGGGTGACAGGCTTTTAGATATTAATCCAAAACTTAATTTAATCAAAATCAACGAGTTCCTAAACCCTGAAAGAATGGATCAGATTCTTGATCAGGGAAAATTCGATTATATTCTTGACTGTATTGATAGTGTAACGCCAAAACTTAAGCTGCTAATCTCAGCCAGAAGAAGAAAAATAAAAATTGTCAGCTCAATGGGAGCCGGCGGAAAAATAGACCCGAGCAAAGTAATGGTAAGGGATATCAGCAAAACCCACAATTGCTATCTGGCAAAACAGGTAAGAAAAAGGCTGAAAAAAGAAAAAATAAATAAAGGAATCCGTTGCGTGTTTTCTAATGAACTTCAAAATGAAGAAAGCCTAAAAATGACCGACGGAACCAACTATAAAAGATCTTTCTACGGAACGATCAGCTATATTCCTGCGATTTTCGGGCTGTATGCGGCGGCGGAAGTTATTAATCATTTAGTGAAGAAAAAGTAA
- a CDS encoding TatD family hydrolase, translating to MDFFDFHHHKKNISFGIYNLDQEAIPEDFPYSLGIHPKDIDVDNIENQFHWLESNITENCFAIGECGLDSLVETAQKIQEKVFLRQIKIANDLKKPVIIHCVRKFYEIISFKKFAEQPMIIHGFNKKQNIAEDLLKNNFYLSFGKAVLYNLSLQNTLKITPLNKIFLETDNEDFNIEELYRKVSEIKEISLEHVNKQILENLETIKNG from the coding sequence ATGGATTTTTTTGATTTTCATCACCATAAGAAAAATATCTCATTCGGAATTTACAACCTCGACCAGGAAGCCATTCCGGAGGATTTTCCGTATTCATTAGGTATTCACCCGAAGGATATTGATGTGGACAATATTGAAAATCAATTCCATTGGCTTGAATCCAATATTACTGAAAATTGTTTTGCGATCGGGGAATGCGGACTGGACTCTTTGGTTGAAACAGCTCAGAAAATTCAAGAGAAAGTTTTTTTAAGGCAAATTAAAATTGCCAACGATCTTAAAAAGCCCGTCATCATTCATTGTGTGAGAAAATTTTATGAAATAATTTCATTTAAAAAATTCGCCGAACAACCAATGATCATTCATGGTTTTAACAAAAAACAAAATATTGCGGAAGATCTGCTTAAAAATAATTTTTATCTGAGTTTTGGAAAAGCGGTTTTGTATAATTTATCTTTGCAAAATACTTTGAAAATTACTCCTTTAAACAAAATCTTTCTGGAAACGGACAATGAAGATTTCAACATCGAAGAATTGTACCGGAAAGTCTCAGAAATAAAGGAAATTTCTTTGGAACACGTAAACAAACAAATTTTAGAAAATTTAGAGACAATAAAAAATGGATAA